Part of the Chrysiogenes arsenatis DSM 11915 genome, AGATAGTCGTACAACCCGTTTTGATCGTTGATGGCGAGGAATACCGTGATCTTGCAGCGTGCGTGCAAGCGCTGGCCGCTATCAAAACGGACAAACCGCAGCTACAACCCTTTGAAACAATCGGCCTTGGCAAACCGTTGCTGGGTTCCTATGGACATCGCGAACAACTTGATGCTTTAGTGCGGGCGCTGAAGCCCGATGTCGACGCCGCTCGTGCTGCAGGTGCCGCATTGGTTTACATGGGGCACGGCAATGAACATATGGCGCAAGGGGCGTACTACGAGCTGGAAATTTTACTCCAGCGTGAGTATCGCTTCCCGGTGTATATTGGCCTCATGAAAGGGTTGCCTGACTTTGCCGCGGTGCATGAAAAACTGGCGATCGCCGGAACGCGCAAGGTGCTCTTGAAGCCTTTCATGTATATTGCAGGGAACCATGCCCACAACGACATGGCGGGCGACGATGATACGTCATGGCTCACCATGCTTGAGCGCGCCGGATATCAGGTAACGCCCGTGCGAGAAGGTCTTGGCCAGAACCCTGCCGTGCGCGCGATTTTTCTGGAACTGCTGGAGCAGGCTGCGCAAGAAGTGACCATAGAACTGTGAAAGAAGTTATAGTGATAACATGACAAAAGAACTGATTATCGTTGGTGCCGGTTTAGGCGCAAAGTCCATTACCCTTGCGGGAATCGAAGCTATTGAACATGCTGAAGTCGTTCTCTACGACCGGCTGCTGCATCCCGACATACAAAAGTACATTCGGAGCGAAGCCATTGACGTTGGCAAGCGCCCATATCATGCCCACTGCCTGCCTCAGGAAGAGATCAATACCCTGATTATTGAACACCTGCAGCGTGGCAAGCGGGTTGTTCGTCTGAAAGGTGGCGATACCTCTGTGTTTGCTCGTACAGTAGAGGAGGTCGAAGCAGCACGGTCGGTTGGCGCTCGTGTCACCATTATCCCCGGCGTTACCTCGGCATCATCGCTAGCGGCCAGAGTTCAGAGCGCCCTGACGGATCGCCGCACCGTGCCGGGAGTGGTTTTCATTACCGGCCATACGAAGGCAGATGCCCTCGAAACGTGTTACCGCTGGGATGCCCTCGTCGCGCTGAACTTCACCATCGTTGTGTATATGGGGGTGAAAAATATGGCGACCATTCGACATAAATTGTTGGAATACGGCATGTCACCAACCACCCCCGTGCTGATCGGCCAGAGTCTGGAAACTGAGCAAGAGCGGATTTTTACCACCATACTTGATGATGTGCTTGGCTGCATTGCCAGTCACCGGATCAGCCACCCGTCGACTATCGTGATTGGCGAAGTGGCAGCATTCGCTGAGGTGTAATGCGTGAGATAAGGAGAGAAATGCAGAAAGATTGGGAGACCACCCCGGCGCTGCGCGCCACCCCTCCACAGGAGGGGAATGTTTTGGCACAATGCGGGAATACCCATTCTCTTTCGCAGGAGGGGAATGTTTTGGCGCAATACGGGGATACCCATTCTCTTTCACAGGAGGGGAATGTTTTGGCGCAATACGGGGATACCCATTCTCTTTCACAGGAGGGGAATGTTTTGGCACAATGCGGGAATACCCATTTTCTTTTGCAGGAAGGGAATGCTTTGGCACTACCTGTTGGGGTCGACCCCTCTCTAGCGACGGGGGATCAGGCAACGTGTGTGGTTGAAAAATTCTCCTCTTCGGCAGGGTGTCAGACGAAACATGTGTCTGGAAATTCCCCTCCTGTGGAGGGGTGTCAGGCGAAGCCTGACGGGGTGGTTCCCCGCAGCACCACAACGTTTATGTCCCTTCCCTACAATCCCGCTCTTTGCAACCGTGCCCGCCAACTTCGTAAAGCCGGTGTATTACATGAAGTATTGTTGTGGCAACAACTCAAGAAAAAACAATTCCATGGACTCGACTTTGACCGGCAAAAAATCATTGGCAACTATATAGTGGACTTTTTTTGTGCCAGCAAATCACTGGTAATCGAAATCGATGGCAGCAGTCATAATGGCAAAGTGGAATATGATAAACGGCGCGACGCGTATTTAGAGTCGCTTGGCTTGTGTGTTGTGCATATTCAGGCAGCGGATGTGCTGCAAAATATGGAAGGAGTGATGCGGTATTTGGAAACCACCCCGGCGCTGCGCGCCACCCCTCCACTGGAGGGGAATTTCTAGGCAAAAACGGCTTAGACTCGCAAATCCCCTCCACCAAGAAAGTTTTGCGCGAAATATCTGCTTAAAACTACCTTCTCGCGAAGGAGTTTCAGGTGGAATATGCATTTGGAAACTCCCCTCCCTATAGAGGGTTTCGGACAAAATATGCATTTGTAAATTCCCCTCCAGTGGAGGGGTGTCAGGCGAAGCCTGACGGGGTGGTTCTTCCCTCCCTCCCCACGTACAGCATCATTATTAGGAGTTCCCATGTCATCCCTAACTCTCATTACCGGCGGTGTCGGCAGCGGAAAAACCCATCACGCGCTCACGCTTGCGGCTCCAGCGTCACGCAAAGCATACATTGCTACAGCGCCAACCAATCTTGATACCGAAATGGACGCCAAAATCCGCGCCCACCAAGAGGAGCGCGACGAAACCTACACCACCATCGAAGAGCAAATTGATCTGGCGAAGGCTTACCAGCGCGCTTTAGCTCTCCCCTGCGATACTATCCTTATCGACTGCCTCACCCTCTGGGCGAGCAATCTGATTTTCACCAACACAGCACCGGAAGCGCCATTAGAGCAATTTTTAACGCAACTTACCACCGCGCCATGCCGTACGATCATTGTTACCAACGAAGTATCGCTCGGTGTTATTCCACCCGACACCATGACGCGGAGCTACTGCAAACTGCTGGCGCGTATCAATCGTCGCATGGCTACTATAGCCGATGAAGTGCTGCTGATGGTCAGCGGCATCCCTGTTATGGTGAAAGGAGTTCGCTGAAATGGGTGGATTCTTCAGTGCCCTCGGTTTTCTGACCATTCTGCGCATCGGTTCCGGCACGTTTCAGGGAGCAACTGCGGCCACATCTTTTGGTTGGGTTGGGCTGATTGTCGGCGCCGGATTAGCGTTGGTGCATTGGATAGTTCCAGTCGCCATCGCACCAATGGTGATGGTACTCTACCTCGTGATTATCACCGGAGCACTCCATTTAGACGGTTTGTGCGACAGCGCCGATGCCCTTTTTTCTCACCGTGAGCGCGAACGAAAACTCGAAATCATGAAAGATGTTCACGCTGGGACGATGGGGATTGTGGCGATCGTACTCGTACTGGGCGCAAAAGGGATGGCGTTCGCGCACCTCAGCAATATCGCGCTTTTGATACTCATCCCAGCACTTTCCCGCTTCGGCATGGCTGTTGCCATGCAACGCCTTCCGTACGCGCGACAAGAAGGATTGGCAAAGCCATTTTTTGGCACTTCGTATGTGGGATTGGTTATTCCCGGAGCGGTGTTACTGGTTCTGGCCTTCTTCATGCTCTCTTTCGAAATGTTTTTCGGCATTATGAGTGTCTATGTCGTTTTTCTCGCTCTTATCCTGTGGTGGTATCGGCAGATGATAGGTGGGGTAACAGGTGACATGCTCGGTGCACTGTGCGAAGCGTGCGAGGCGGTGCTGTTTCTGGCAGCCGTAGTGCTTGGCGGATAATAGAAAAAGAAGGAATATGCGTATGCGTTTAGCCGCTCCGTCATTTATCATCTCCGCAAGTCGCATCGAAAATGTCTGCTATCTTCATGGCAAGGTGGACGAAGTCGAACTGCTCTACTTTTGTAGCCAACAACCAGAAGATCTGCCCGACACGGACGAAGTTGCCGCACTAGCGCGCGAACCAATGCGCTATAACATCCATATGCCATACGACCGCGACCTTGCAGTAGTGGAATCATGGCAGGCAATGGAACCTTTTGCCACGCGCTTACAACCAGTAAACGCCACCACGCATACCTTCCATTTACAGCCGCAACCCGATTTCTTCCGGCACTTGGAACACTTTATCCACGCAACACAACTCCCAATCAGCGTGGAAAACGGCGGCGACGACGCCCACCTGTTCAGCGCAGCCACCGCGCTCCCCGTCGATTTTTGTGTCGATATCGGCCATATTATCCACCATAAACGCGATGCCGCAGCGATACTCGCGAAACACAGCGAACGGATAACCCTGCTGCACCTGCACGGCAGCAACGGACAGCGCGACCACCGCAGCCTGAAGTTTGTTGATATCGGTGTATTGCGCATGGTCAAGCAGTTTGCCGTAGAGCAGGACGTAACGATTTGTTTGGAGATTTTTCAGGAAGATGCCCTGCACGAATCAATTCAAATCATGCGGGACGTGTGATAAACCGTTTGCAGTTAAAATGATTGCGGGTAAAGTGACATGTAGACACGGATCATATTGCAGGAGTCGCGATGAAGCTCGTGTATTATCCATTTTTGTTCAATATCAATGCCAAACGACTCCTGTTTATCGGGGGCGGTCAGGTGGCGGAGCGTAAAATAAACGTGTTGCTGCCGATGGCACCTTCTATCCGCGTCATCGCTCCCCGCATCAGCGACGTATTGCGCGCGTTAGCAGAGGCAGGCGCTATTGAAGTCGTGGAGCGCGAAGCCAGCGAAAGCGACCTGGAACAGTGCGATTTTATTTTTTTATGCACCGATCAGCGCGAATGCAACGCTTTGTTCGCGGCACGGGCAAAGGCGCTTCGCATCCCCGTCAATGTGGCCGACAATCCTGACGCGTGCGATTTTCATCTTCCGGCTGTTTGTATTGATCCGGCGACTTCGGTGGTGGTTTCGGTGTCGACACAAGGGAAAAACCCCTCGTTGGCGCGGCAAGTACGCGACCGTATCCGCGAATTTTTTCAACAAAGGTTGTTACCATGAAGGGTATTTTGATCGGCAGCATGTCGCAGGTGAAGTTGTTTATTACGGTGTTTTGTGTGGTGCTTTTGGCGCGGACGACGGTGTTGGCCTGTGCAACCTGCAGCGCCGTCGAAGGATTGGTGCTTCCCAAAATAGATCTGCGTATCGAAGAACACCATCTGCGCGCCATCACCATTGAATGGGAATTTGCAGCGTCTTTTACCGATAGCCTGCGCGCCTTTGCCAGCGGCCCACTTGACGATCCGGCAGTGCAACAGGAACTACTGGATGCGATGGAAATCGACATGCGTCCGAATGGATATTTTACCCACCTCACCATCAATGGTCGACACTATCCCCTGACAAAGATAGAAGATCGCGCGTTCCGCTTCCGCGATACCGTCACCTCGTTTGTGTACCGCATCGACCTCAATCAGCCCGTTCACGATCAACTGGCTTTGACCCTCGGCTTTGCCGATCCCAACCGCTTTCTGAGCTTCTTTCTCTCTGGACATGCACTGACACACAACGCGCCGTATGAATATGGTGTTGAGCATAACCTGCTGGATTTCCCCGAAACACTTGAACTCCGGCTTGGCCCCAGCGTGCCACGCCAACAGCTGTTTGCTGAAACAGGCGATGCACTTCCCCCAGTAGCCCCAACGCTGTCAACGTCCGATTCATCATGGCAGGAATGGCTGCGTCAAGCACTCCGCACGCTGACAGAATCGATTCGGCTGCGCCTCGAAACCGTACAAGCAGAAGGGAGCGTCGCCGCATTTGTCGGATTACTCCTCTTTTCGCTGCTGTACGGCATGTTGCATGCCCTTGGCCCTGGACATGGCAAAACGCTCGTCGCGTCCTATTTCCTGACACACGAGCGCGATCACAAACGTGCTGCGCTCATGGCACTTGGCATTGGAACCGTGCATGTGCTTTCCGCCCTTGGGTTGACGCTGGCTATTCTGTACATCGTTCAGCGAATTTTGGCGAGCACCGTCCAGCAAGCAGGGAGCCTGCTGACCATTATTTCGGGAGTATTGGTTCTTCTGATTGCACTCCGCCTTGTGGTGCAAAAAATTCAACACCGTCGCGCACACAATGCTGCCACCGTTTCGGCATGCGGGTGTAGCGCTTGCC contains:
- a CDS encoding nickel/cobalt transporter, coding for MKGILIGSMSQVKLFITVFCVVLLARTTVLACATCSAVEGLVLPKIDLRIEEHHLRAITIEWEFAASFTDSLRAFASGPLDDPAVQQELLDAMEIDMRPNGYFTHLTINGRHYPLTKIEDRAFRFRDTVTSFVYRIDLNQPVHDQLALTLGFADPNRFLSFFLSGHALTHNAPYEYGVEHNLLDFPETLELRLGPSVPRQQLFAETGDALPPVAPTLSTSDSSWQEWLRQALRTLTESIRLRLETVQAEGSVAAFVGLLLFSLLYGMLHALGPGHGKTLVASYFLTHERDHKRAALMALGIGTVHVLSALGLTLAILYIVQRILASTVQQAGSLLTIISGVLVLLIALRLVVQKIQHRRAHNAATVSACGCSACHAHHKGAHTDWMLVLSAGIVPCPGTVTIFLFTFSMGMYLTGFLAALLMSIGMGVVLFASAALTISLRQKATPFATVAAVLEYGSIVVIFALGLALLFAG
- the cobA gene encoding uroporphyrinogen-III C-methyltransferase, encoding MTKELIIVGAGLGAKSITLAGIEAIEHAEVVLYDRLLHPDIQKYIRSEAIDVGKRPYHAHCLPQEEINTLIIEHLQRGKRVVRLKGGDTSVFARTVEEVEAARSVGARVTIIPGVTSASSLAARVQSALTDRRTVPGVVFITGHTKADALETCYRWDALVALNFTIVVYMGVKNMATIRHKLLEYGMSPTTPVLIGQSLETEQERIFTTILDDVLGCIASHRISHPSTIVIGEVAAFAEV
- a CDS encoding DUF559 domain-containing protein, translated to MSLPYNPALCNRARQLRKAGVLHEVLLWQQLKKKQFHGLDFDRQKIIGNYIVDFFCASKSLVIEIDGSSHNGKVEYDKRRDAYLESLGLCVVHIQAADVLQNMEGVMRYLETTPALRATPPLEGNF
- the cbiR gene encoding cobamide remodeling phosphodiesterase CbiR, with protein sequence MRLAAPSFIISASRIENVCYLHGKVDEVELLYFCSQQPEDLPDTDEVAALAREPMRYNIHMPYDRDLAVVESWQAMEPFATRLQPVNATTHTFHLQPQPDFFRHLEHFIHATQLPISVENGGDDAHLFSAATALPVDFCVDIGHIIHHKRDAAAILAKHSERITLLHLHGSNGQRDHRSLKFVDIGVLRMVKQFAVEQDVTICLEIFQEDALHESIQIMRDV
- a CDS encoding adenosylcobinamide-GDP ribazoletransferase, which gives rise to MGGFFSALGFLTILRIGSGTFQGATAATSFGWVGLIVGAGLALVHWIVPVAIAPMVMVLYLVIITGALHLDGLCDSADALFSHRERERKLEIMKDVHAGTMGIVAIVLVLGAKGMAFAHLSNIALLILIPALSRFGMAVAMQRLPYARQEGLAKPFFGTSYVGLVIPGAVLLVLAFFMLSFEMFFGIMSVYVVFLALILWWYRQMIGGVTGDMLGALCEACEAVLFLAAVVLGG
- a CDS encoding sirohydrochlorin cobaltochelatase codes for the protein MKQSEKKSQHAIVLVAIGATSPEILEPILAMLHDIRTRYPHVPVRMAFTSNIIRSKWHERAADGNYRREHPAIPPQIYNVKNVLGALADLQNEGYREIVVQPVLIVDGEEYRDLAACVQALAAIKTDKPQLQPFETIGLGKPLLGSYGHREQLDALVRALKPDVDAARAAGAALVYMGHGNEHMAQGAYYELEILLQREYRFPVYIGLMKGLPDFAAVHEKLAIAGTRKVLLKPFMYIAGNHAHNDMAGDDDTSWLTMLERAGYQVTPVREGLGQNPAVRAIFLELLEQAAQEVTIEL
- a CDS encoding bifunctional adenosylcobinamide kinase/adenosylcobinamide-phosphate guanylyltransferase, whose amino-acid sequence is MSSLTLITGGVGSGKTHHALTLAAPASRKAYIATAPTNLDTEMDAKIRAHQEERDETYTTIEEQIDLAKAYQRALALPCDTILIDCLTLWASNLIFTNTAPEAPLEQFLTQLTTAPCRTIIVTNEVSLGVIPPDTMTRSYCKLLARINRRMATIADEVLLMVSGIPVMVKGVR
- a CDS encoding precorrin-2 dehydrogenase/sirohydrochlorin ferrochelatase family protein → MKLVYYPFLFNINAKRLLFIGGGQVAERKINVLLPMAPSIRVIAPRISDVLRALAEAGAIEVVEREASESDLEQCDFIFLCTDQRECNALFAARAKALRIPVNVADNPDACDFHLPAVCIDPATSVVVSVSTQGKNPSLARQVRDRIREFFQQRLLP